The Chitinivorax sp. B genome window below encodes:
- the ruvC gene encoding crossover junction endodeoxyribonuclease RuvC, with amino-acid sequence MRILGIDPGLRVTGFGVIDVKGQARYYVASGCVRTLGDDLLPARLKCIIDGLFAIITEYQPDQVVIEQVFVNVNPQSTLLLGQARGAAISAAVMRDLPVAEYTALQVKQAVVGHGKAAKEQVQEMVKRLLKLEGYPQADAADALACALCHANHNGSLAKGLASQGYRVKRGRLA; translated from the coding sequence ATGCGGATATTAGGTATTGACCCTGGCTTGCGGGTGACAGGTTTCGGCGTGATCGATGTGAAAGGGCAGGCTCGCTACTACGTTGCCAGTGGATGCGTTCGCACCCTAGGGGATGACTTATTACCTGCCCGGCTGAAATGCATTATTGATGGTTTGTTTGCAATTATTACGGAGTATCAACCTGATCAGGTGGTAATTGAACAGGTCTTCGTCAATGTCAATCCACAATCAACTCTTCTTTTGGGGCAGGCGCGGGGTGCGGCGATTTCTGCGGCAGTGATGCGTGATCTGCCGGTGGCAGAATATACCGCGTTGCAAGTCAAGCAGGCCGTGGTTGGTCATGGCAAGGCTGCCAAGGAGCAGGTGCAGGAAATGGTAAAACGATTGTTGAAACTGGAAGGCTATCCACAGGCGGATGCGGCGGATGCCTTGGCCTGTGCGTTGTGTCATGCCAACCACAATGGTTCGTTGGCCAAAGGTCTGGCCAGTCAGGGTTATCGAGTCAAGCGCGGGCGTTTGGCCTGA
- the ruvA gene encoding Holliday junction branch migration protein RuvA: MIGRLNGVLAEKQPPQIVVDVNGVGYEVDVPMSTFYVLPHLNEKVTLFTHHVIREDAHLLYGFATKGERETFRQVLKISGIGPKIALAILSGMSADELAIAIAGEDVARLSKIPGIGKKTAERLVLELRGKLSFDGGSAPTPSGGLPLLSVASERSDIINALLALGYNEREAAAAIKLLPNDVGVSDGIRLALKSLAKV; encoded by the coding sequence ATGATTGGAAGATTGAATGGTGTGTTGGCTGAAAAGCAGCCACCGCAAATTGTGGTCGATGTAAACGGAGTAGGTTACGAGGTTGATGTTCCGATGAGCACGTTTTATGTTCTGCCGCATTTGAACGAAAAGGTCACCCTGTTTACTCACCACGTGATCAGGGAAGACGCTCATCTGTTATATGGTTTTGCTACCAAAGGTGAACGTGAGACCTTCAGGCAGGTGCTGAAGATATCCGGTATTGGCCCCAAGATTGCCCTGGCCATTCTTTCCGGTATGAGCGCTGATGAGCTTGCCATTGCGATCGCAGGTGAGGATGTGGCAAGGCTATCAAAAATCCCTGGTATAGGGAAAAAAACAGCCGAGCGGTTGGTGTTGGAGCTGCGTGGCAAGCTGAGTTTTGATGGTGGTAGTGCACCGACACCGAGTGGTGGCTTGCCGTTGCTGTCGGTGGCATCTGAACGCAGCGACATTATCAATGCATTGCTGGCGTTGGGATACAACGAACGCGAAGCTGCTGCTGCCATCAAGTTACTGCCAAACGATGTTGGTGTATCGGATGGCATTCGCCTTGCATTGAAAAGCTTGGCCAAAGTTTAG